From Humisphaera borealis, the proteins below share one genomic window:
- a CDS encoding M16 family metallopeptidase gives MNTRIVCLALAVAFSASCQNAGSKSRSAAKLPPAETKAVGKPSKALDVPPAEEAAVAKSASPSSAAATAPAAATAASPELLQSTADMAGYGVERFRIVSSPDEVIAVLSNGTTVICKRVSSPAVSVRGYCYTGGVFEGKWLGGGLSHLLEHLVAGGSNEKRTEAENRDLLQKIGNDSNAYTTDDHTAYFINTTTEHMESAVDLVCNWMLGAKITPEEYRREYLVVQRELEMGKGEPDSVFYYMTAANRFRVSPARIPVIGYQEVIQGLSRDDVYNYFKLAYVPNNLVFSVAGDIDPEKMLAAVKQQVKHAKPGRDFSRDIPAEPKVVSPRSMVGTFPGLGQAKLQLAMPTVQLQHEDLYALDLLATALGGGESSIFTEVLRDKKELVSSVSVMSWTPSYTDGSFQIDIELDAAKVPQATEAALELLEKVKSDGIDEQRLVRAKTQLRANHIRNMQTAEAVASLMATDFITTGDPHFASHYVERIEKVNADQVKAVAKKYFNGQRLLTTALLPTEFAPTLPKAEQLLRPVSPATTQPSEKASDGQIVKIDLDENTVLLARRITTTPLVVMQLYTLGGLTAEDEKTNGLGNLTMQMVSRGTKARSAQQVAEFWDSIGGDFDASCGNNSWSWTASCMREDFAKAYDAFADLVNNPTFPDAELQPMKKRVLAQIQGQDADWTNQAFRYFKKTYYGPSNSPYQFMATGTAANVEAFTAEQVKSWYASQVTPRKKVIAVFGDIDPKGVEAIVRKTPLARTEKIVPNRPGVAANAPGKGAAPKVPGVTVEKVALNKTEQALAGVVVGYNAESVVGKPENFPIAVGDTMASGYQYGSGYLYEILRGRGLVYVVHGQNSPGLNDSLPGTFMVYAGCEPDKVNEVIDVILENIARLQGSPQDVNVDWFNRSKELIVVAEALDNQTPAQQATQAALDELYGLGYTWHQRFADNIRAVKLDDVRDIAARRLSRCVVTVSTPKPDLVTTREGTREYKAFSAVELTPRGIQHDAGK, from the coding sequence ATGAATACTCGCATCGTTTGCCTGGCGCTGGCCGTCGCGTTTTCCGCAAGCTGTCAGAACGCAGGCTCCAAATCGCGGAGCGCCGCGAAGCTCCCGCCCGCCGAGACAAAGGCTGTGGGGAAGCCGTCTAAAGCGCTTGATGTGCCGCCCGCGGAAGAGGCAGCAGTAGCAAAATCTGCAAGCCCCTCCAGTGCCGCCGCGACTGCCCCCGCCGCTGCGACCGCCGCATCGCCCGAACTCCTCCAGTCGACCGCCGACATGGCCGGTTACGGCGTCGAGCGGTTCCGGATCGTTTCCTCTCCGGACGAAGTCATCGCCGTCCTCTCCAACGGCACGACGGTCATCTGCAAGCGCGTCAGTTCGCCGGCGGTCTCGGTTCGTGGTTACTGCTACACCGGTGGCGTTTTCGAAGGTAAATGGCTCGGCGGTGGGCTCTCTCACCTTCTGGAACACCTCGTCGCCGGTGGGTCGAACGAGAAGCGCACCGAAGCCGAAAACCGCGACCTGCTCCAGAAAATCGGCAACGACTCCAACGCCTACACCACCGACGATCACACCGCCTACTTCATCAACACGACCACTGAGCACATGGAGTCGGCGGTGGACTTGGTCTGCAACTGGATGCTGGGCGCAAAGATCACTCCGGAGGAGTATCGGCGCGAATATCTGGTCGTTCAGCGCGAACTGGAGATGGGCAAAGGGGAACCAGACAGCGTCTTTTACTACATGACCGCGGCCAACCGCTTCCGAGTGAGCCCGGCCCGCATTCCGGTCATCGGCTATCAGGAAGTTATCCAGGGCCTCAGCCGGGATGACGTCTACAACTACTTCAAGCTCGCGTACGTGCCGAACAACCTGGTCTTTTCGGTCGCGGGGGACATCGATCCGGAGAAGATGCTCGCGGCGGTCAAGCAACAGGTGAAGCACGCCAAGCCGGGCCGTGATTTCAGCCGCGACATTCCCGCCGAGCCAAAGGTGGTTTCTCCCCGCTCGATGGTCGGCACCTTCCCAGGCCTCGGCCAGGCCAAGCTGCAACTGGCGATGCCCACCGTCCAGCTTCAGCACGAAGACCTTTACGCCCTGGACCTGCTCGCCACCGCCCTGGGCGGGGGCGAAAGTTCGATCTTCACCGAGGTGCTCCGGGACAAAAAGGAACTGGTCAGCAGTGTCTCGGTCATGTCCTGGACGCCCAGCTACACCGACGGCTCGTTCCAGATCGATATCGAGCTGGACGCCGCCAAAGTTCCGCAAGCGACCGAGGCCGCCCTTGAGTTGCTGGAGAAGGTGAAGTCCGACGGCATCGACGAGCAGCGACTAGTCCGCGCCAAGACGCAGCTGCGGGCCAATCACATCAGGAACATGCAGACCGCCGAGGCTGTCGCCTCTCTGATGGCGACCGACTTTATCACCACGGGCGATCCTCACTTTGCATCGCACTATGTCGAGCGGATTGAAAAGGTGAATGCCGATCAGGTGAAGGCCGTCGCGAAAAAGTACTTCAACGGCCAGCGGCTGCTGACGACAGCGCTCCTGCCGACGGAGTTTGCCCCCACGCTGCCCAAGGCCGAGCAACTCCTGCGTCCGGTCAGCCCGGCCACTACGCAGCCGTCGGAAAAGGCGTCGGACGGCCAGATCGTCAAGATCGACCTCGACGAGAATACCGTTCTTCTCGCCAGGCGGATCACCACGACGCCGCTGGTCGTGATGCAACTCTACACCCTCGGCGGACTGACCGCGGAGGACGAGAAGACCAATGGCCTGGGCAACCTGACCATGCAGATGGTCTCCCGCGGCACCAAGGCCAGGTCCGCGCAGCAGGTCGCGGAGTTCTGGGATTCCATCGGCGGCGATTTCGATGCCTCCTGCGGCAACAACAGTTGGTCCTGGACGGCCAGCTGCATGAGGGAGGACTTTGCCAAGGCGTACGACGCATTTGCCGACCTGGTGAACAACCCGACCTTTCCGGATGCCGAGTTGCAGCCCATGAAGAAGCGCGTGCTGGCCCAGATTCAGGGGCAGGATGCCGACTGGACCAACCAGGCGTTTCGGTACTTCAAGAAGACTTATTACGGTCCGAGCAACTCGCCTTACCAGTTCATGGCGACGGGTACCGCCGCGAATGTCGAGGCGTTCACAGCGGAACAGGTGAAGAGCTGGTACGCCAGCCAAGTGACGCCCCGGAAGAAAGTGATCGCCGTGTTTGGCGATATCGATCCAAAAGGGGTCGAGGCGATCGTCCGCAAGACGCCGCTCGCCCGGACCGAAAAGATTGTGCCGAATCGTCCCGGGGTCGCTGCCAATGCTCCCGGCAAAGGGGCTGCGCCCAAGGTTCCCGGCGTGACGGTAGAGAAAGTGGCGCTCAACAAGACCGAGCAGGCGCTGGCGGGCGTGGTGGTGGGGTACAACGCCGAGTCGGTCGTCGGCAAACCCGAAAACTTTCCCATCGCCGTCGGCGACACGATGGCCAGCGGCTACCAGTATGGTTCGGGCTACCTCTACGAAATCCTGCGAGGTCGCGGATTGGTGTATGTCGTCCACGGGCAGAACTCGCCGGGCCTGAACGATTCGCTCCCCGGCACATTCATGGTGTATGCCGGGTGCGAGCCCGACAAGGTCAACGAGGTGATCGACGTCATCCTCGAGAACATCGCGCGCCTGCAGGGTTCGCCGCAGGACGTCAACGTGGACTGGTTCAACCGATCCAAGGAATTGATCGTCGTGGCCGAGGCGCTGGACAACCAGACACCTGCCCAGCAGGCGACGCAGGCCGCGTTGGACGAACTCTACGGCTTGGGCTACACCTGGCATCAACGATTTGCCGATAACATCAGGGCGGTAAAGCTGGACGATGTTCGGGACATCGCCGCCCGCCGCCTTTCCCGATGCGTTGTAACGGTTTCGACGCCTAAACCGGACCTGGTGACCACCCGGGAAGGCACCCGGGAGTACAAAGCCTTTAGTGCCGTCGAGTTAACACCGCGAGGCATCCAGCACGACGCAGGGAAGTAG
- a CDS encoding RluA family pseudouridine synthase: MPSDRTYHIRPVLNGQTLAAGLRGLDSDLSWNDARKLVQQRRIQINGNLVLDDTRRLKTGDVVKIFEQPRTPPPAERDVPVLHIDQDLIVIDKPAGITTLRHAEEKEWDDARKQRQPTLDEVVQRLLPTVWPPKATQPDSNRPQKNTDPPGVMRRPGGRPVGLPAIGLPKVRAVHRLDRDTSGLMLFALSPRGETALVKLFKEHSIRRVYRAVVHGLVTQEQTIESWFVRDRGDGIRGSSPKGQAASDGQHAETYVRPIEALGRYTIVECRLKTGRTHQIRIHLAEAGHMLCGEKTYLRPKPEADAVHDKSGAPRQALHSASLELEHPFSGKTLQFESPMARDLETWLKKIRTT; the protein is encoded by the coding sequence ATGCCCAGTGATCGTACCTACCACATCCGACCCGTCCTAAACGGACAGACCCTAGCAGCAGGGCTGCGCGGCCTCGACAGTGATTTGTCCTGGAACGACGCCCGGAAGCTGGTCCAGCAACGGCGTATTCAGATTAATGGGAACCTGGTCCTGGATGACACGAGACGGCTCAAGACCGGCGACGTGGTCAAGATCTTCGAACAACCGCGAACGCCTCCCCCGGCCGAGCGGGACGTTCCCGTGCTGCACATCGACCAGGACCTCATCGTGATCGACAAACCGGCGGGCATCACAACCCTCCGGCACGCCGAAGAGAAGGAATGGGACGACGCGCGCAAGCAGCGTCAGCCGACACTCGACGAAGTGGTACAGCGGCTGTTGCCGACGGTCTGGCCTCCGAAGGCGACGCAGCCAGACTCCAATCGCCCGCAGAAGAACACCGATCCGCCAGGGGTGATGCGTCGTCCCGGCGGAAGACCGGTGGGGTTGCCTGCGATCGGACTGCCGAAGGTCCGGGCGGTGCACCGACTGGACCGCGATACGAGCGGGCTGATGCTGTTTGCCCTTTCGCCTCGCGGCGAGACGGCATTGGTCAAACTTTTCAAAGAGCATTCCATTCGGCGGGTGTACCGGGCCGTCGTTCACGGCTTGGTCACGCAGGAGCAGACCATCGAAAGCTGGTTCGTCCGCGATCGCGGCGACGGTATTCGCGGCAGTTCACCGAAGGGGCAGGCGGCTTCGGACGGCCAACATGCGGAGACTTATGTCCGACCGATCGAGGCCCTGGGCAGGTACACGATTGTAGAATGCCGGCTCAAGACTGGCCGCACGCACCAGATCCGAATCCACCTCGCCGAGGCGGGCCACATGCTCTGTGGCGAAAAGACATACCTCCGCCCCAAGCCCGAAGCCGACGCCGTGCACGACAAGAGTGGCGCTCCGCGGCAGGCGTTGCATTCGGCATCGCTGGAGCTTGAGCATCCCTTCTCAGGGAAAACGCTTCAGTTCGAATCCCCGATGGCGAGGGATCTTGAAACGTGGTTGAAGAAGATCCGCACAACGTAA
- a CDS encoding cyclodeaminase/cyclohydrolase family protein has translation MHDPSTPIATFLDATAARSPTPGGGAVTALTGALAAAIGEMVMNYSIGKKGLEAFEGELVPALASLHQHRLALTKAMVDDQASYAALTAARKLPESPERAAKIKAALKACIRAPQDMAAAAVGILEVCDRVINFVNPYLLSDLAVCADLAMATARCAIYNVRVNLADVKDPAERHQIEATIGQVLTRSAALIRQVAPRVWDRLQQTTG, from the coding sequence ATGCACGACCCATCCACCCCGATCGCCACCTTCCTCGACGCGACCGCTGCCAGAAGTCCCACGCCCGGCGGCGGGGCGGTTACTGCGCTGACCGGTGCCCTTGCCGCTGCAATCGGCGAGATGGTCATGAACTATTCGATCGGCAAGAAGGGCCTGGAAGCGTTCGAAGGCGAACTGGTCCCGGCCCTGGCGAGCCTGCACCAGCACCGGCTCGCGCTCACCAAGGCGATGGTGGACGATCAGGCCAGTTACGCCGCGCTGACGGCGGCACGAAAACTCCCGGAATCGCCGGAACGCGCCGCCAAGATCAAGGCCGCACTCAAAGCGTGCATCCGGGCCCCACAGGACATGGCCGCCGCCGCGGTCGGCATTCTCGAAGTGTGCGACCGGGTCATCAACTTCGTGAACCCCTATCTCCTGAGCGACCTGGCCGTCTGCGCCGATCTGGCGATGGCGACGGCACGCTGCGCGATCTACAACGTCCGCGTCAATCTTGCCGACGTCAAGGACCCCGCTGAGAGGCATCAGATCGAGGCGACGATCGGTCAGGTCCTCACCCGCTCCGCCGCGCTCATTCGCCAGGTCGCGCCCCGCGTTTGGGATCGCCTGCAACAGACGACTGGCTGA
- a CDS encoding response regulator → MTDNDPPRLRLTPSATGGEEPRVLPNTESFLPQSTILIVDDNPQNVELLQAFLESLPVRIITAFDGAEALESVAEHNPDLILLDVMMPQISGFQVCRKLKSDPKTKDIQILMVTALNELGDIEQATEVGTDDFVSKPVNKFELLTRVKSLLRVRHLKSELERALTYLSEVEEDVTFYTCPAHHDVVQDMPGTCPICGTKLVAKD, encoded by the coding sequence ATGACAGATAACGATCCTCCCCGCCTGCGATTGACGCCATCCGCCACCGGCGGCGAGGAGCCGCGCGTTTTGCCCAACACCGAATCATTCCTGCCGCAGTCCACCATCCTGATCGTCGACGACAACCCGCAGAACGTGGAGCTCCTGCAGGCGTTCCTCGAGTCGTTGCCGGTTCGCATCATCACCGCGTTTGACGGTGCCGAAGCCCTTGAGAGTGTCGCGGAGCACAACCCCGACCTGATCCTGCTCGACGTCATGATGCCCCAGATCAGCGGCTTCCAGGTTTGTCGCAAACTCAAGAGCGATCCGAAGACCAAGGATATTCAGATCCTGATGGTGACCGCGCTCAATGAACTCGGCGACATCGAGCAGGCGACCGAGGTCGGTACCGACGACTTCGTCAGCAAGCCGGTCAACAAGTTTGAGCTACTGACACGCGTCAAAAGCCTGCTGCGGGTTCGGCATCTCAAGAGCGAACTGGAACGCGCACTCACCTACCTCAGTGAAGTCGAAGAGGACGTCACGTTCTACACCTGCCCGGCACATCATGATGTCGTGCAGGACATGCCCGGCACCTGCCCGATCTGCGGAACCAAGCTGGTCGCCAAGGACTGA
- a CDS encoding RDD family protein, which produces MIKTAKIDTVRTSRAGSSPAALATLLALCALVTVSAVAQDAPRHDVFAVGPLWSSSEWLYFARTTVASTPSATGSSSIDPPAVSTQIYRRNLSRNFREFGKSIPRRVLAITPLGEQLAVLTDDGNWLLQSEDGAILGMPLALPDARLVDLASDRDGLYAVARVRGGVVRFATPATAPATVPHSPATATSPATATSTRVPSQAPATTPSTSATTTASSRPLQNLPEMLSIVVYGGGTWQPVGDVPFDVARPIDAVSLIIHDRTPILLVREAPAQLRLWRLDGTKWREVGSARIPESTRMARLVPGGAKPTVWLSPAIESPGEPDHVLVFDAAGLGASRSVPRIGDGSRVVGGPATAAAGTRPTSSPAVDLAPAGLVNDMKLASTAGVAPNLRSAAFAFNYFRSITFKDNAMSEQAYDGVSFAPVETPRAQTFEPVGLPYFEIIRYGLVAAAMAFAIMSSLRRRAELSDLEIDPDDLPLAPLGQRLLAGMIDAVPLITGFFVGFSWHGSDPDSRELAQANLIMAGGFAIYLFVTLVTEVFAGRSFGKMICGLRVISVTGQPATKGQLATRNLLRLIDVLLQLFPLLLIPFSPLRQRAGDAAAGTIVVTIHPQKPDQEPTDE; this is translated from the coding sequence TTGATCAAGACTGCAAAGATTGACACCGTCCGGACCTCTCGCGCCGGCTCCTCGCCGGCCGCGCTGGCCACCCTTCTGGCTCTGTGCGCACTGGTGACCGTATCGGCAGTCGCTCAGGACGCGCCGCGGCACGACGTTTTTGCCGTCGGGCCGCTCTGGAGCAGCTCCGAATGGCTCTACTTCGCCCGCACGACGGTGGCATCAACACCTTCGGCAACCGGATCCTCCTCGATCGATCCGCCGGCGGTTTCGACACAGATCTACCGCCGTAACCTCAGCCGCAATTTCCGCGAGTTCGGCAAGAGCATTCCCCGCCGAGTGCTCGCCATTACCCCTTTGGGCGAACAGTTGGCCGTTCTCACCGACGACGGCAACTGGCTTTTGCAGTCCGAAGACGGAGCGATCCTCGGCATGCCGCTGGCGCTGCCAGACGCCCGACTGGTCGATCTCGCGTCCGACCGTGACGGGCTCTACGCGGTGGCCCGGGTCCGCGGTGGCGTGGTTCGTTTCGCCACGCCGGCAACTGCCCCGGCGACCGTTCCGCATTCACCGGCAACCGCCACCTCGCCCGCCACGGCAACTTCAACTCGCGTACCTTCCCAGGCGCCTGCCACGACGCCCTCCACGTCGGCCACCACGACCGCCAGCTCGCGGCCCCTGCAGAACCTGCCGGAGATGCTTTCGATCGTCGTTTACGGTGGCGGAACCTGGCAGCCGGTCGGCGATGTACCTTTCGACGTCGCCCGTCCGATCGACGCCGTCTCGCTGATCATCCACGATCGAACCCCGATTCTATTGGTTAGAGAAGCGCCGGCGCAGTTGCGGCTTTGGCGGCTGGACGGCACGAAGTGGCGTGAAGTCGGAAGCGCCCGGATCCCGGAAAGCACCCGGATGGCAAGGCTTGTGCCCGGCGGGGCGAAGCCGACGGTGTGGCTTTCGCCTGCCATCGAATCACCCGGCGAACCGGATCACGTCCTGGTGTTCGACGCCGCCGGACTCGGCGCGAGCCGCTCAGTCCCTCGTATCGGCGACGGTTCCCGGGTGGTCGGTGGTCCGGCGACCGCTGCCGCGGGCACCCGACCGACGTCGTCCCCGGCGGTGGACCTCGCGCCCGCCGGACTCGTGAACGACATGAAGCTGGCATCCACGGCCGGAGTGGCTCCCAATCTTCGTTCTGCCGCGTTCGCATTCAACTACTTCCGCTCGATCACGTTCAAAGACAACGCGATGTCGGAGCAGGCGTACGACGGCGTCAGCTTCGCCCCTGTTGAGACGCCTCGCGCTCAAACGTTTGAGCCTGTCGGACTCCCGTACTTCGAAATCATTCGGTACGGGCTGGTCGCCGCAGCGATGGCGTTTGCGATCATGTCGTCGCTCCGTCGGCGGGCTGAACTGAGCGACCTGGAGATCGACCCGGACGACCTTCCCCTGGCACCCCTGGGCCAGCGGCTGCTCGCCGGCATGATCGATGCCGTCCCGCTTATCACCGGATTCTTCGTGGGTTTCAGCTGGCACGGATCCGACCCCGACAGCCGGGAACTGGCCCAAGCCAACCTGATCATGGCTGGCGGGTTCGCAATCTACCTTTTCGTCACGCTGGTGACCGAGGTATTCGCGGGTCGGTCGTTCGGAAAGATGATCTGTGGGCTTCGCGTCATTTCGGTCACCGGGCAGCCTGCAACCAAAGGACAGCTCGCCACACGAAACCTCCTCCGACTGATCGATGTCCTGCTGCAGCTGTTTCCCCTGCTTCTGATTCCATTTTCCCCCCTTCGCCAGCGCGCCGGTGATGCCGCCGCCGGGACGATCGTTGTGACCATTCATCCGCAAAAGCCGGATCAAGAGCCGACGGACGAGTAG
- the ruvA gene encoding Holliday junction branch migration protein RuvA, protein MISSLTGTLAQVDEDRIHLRAGHIVYEALVPASDVAFLATGVGQEMTFQTILYFEGDSSGGNMEPRLIAFLRKEDKRFFEKFITVKGIGPKKALKALISPTGEIARAIEEKDARFLVKLPQIGKRLAEQIVAELAGKVAAFATSYDHKTPSIDKAVTRRSALEEDAIAALMALGERRTDAEALLERAQGVVVGEVKTSNDLVREMLRLRTSR, encoded by the coding sequence ATGATCTCATCTCTTACCGGTACCCTCGCCCAGGTCGACGAAGACCGCATTCACCTCCGCGCCGGGCACATCGTATACGAAGCGCTCGTGCCGGCTTCTGACGTCGCGTTTCTTGCGACGGGCGTGGGTCAGGAGATGACCTTCCAGACCATCCTCTACTTCGAAGGCGATAGTTCCGGCGGCAACATGGAGCCGCGCCTGATCGCTTTCCTCCGCAAAGAAGACAAGCGTTTCTTCGAGAAGTTCATCACGGTAAAGGGAATCGGCCCGAAAAAGGCGCTCAAGGCGCTGATCTCGCCCACTGGCGAAATCGCCCGGGCGATCGAGGAGAAGGACGCACGATTCCTGGTCAAACTCCCGCAGATCGGCAAGCGGCTTGCCGAGCAGATTGTCGCGGAACTTGCCGGCAAGGTGGCTGCGTTCGCAACCAGCTACGACCACAAGACGCCGAGCATCGACAAGGCCGTCACCCGGCGCAGCGCGCTGGAGGAAGACGCGATCGCCGCCCTGATGGCCTTGGGCGAACGCCGGACCGATGCCGAGGCGCTGCTGGAAAGGGCACAGGGCGTGGTGGTCGGCGAGGTCAAGACGAGCAACGATCTGGTTCGGGAAATGCTGCGACTGCGAACGTCGAGGTGA
- a CDS encoding DHH family phosphoesterase — MQTLAGSASAAERRSRARPRAGKFLRVLATRRNILVTTHIHPDPDALGSAVALAYLLSKCLGMTQDRPSITLAAKGRIGGGINDAFLRVANGKLKNWEEIDPASFDAIVMVDTQPQFSSSPLPPGLLPTVVIDHHRGRGRKSKLPLWDVRPEVGATCSIIFSYFMDLEQSIPADLAAAMLYAIETDLAGAAGTPGDLDNIALSSLTLSADPRKLYQMRFTPLPQAYFRAYAQALGNAEFQGNALMSHLDNIESMEQPAIMADMLLRFDQAEWALVTAETDNGVVLSLRTRAKERSAADVMHKIIARLGEGGGHRTKAGGFIRFAPEVPHNPKKLRAKLWRRLLSAVGVRSGKPIRLVA, encoded by the coding sequence GTGCAGACCCTGGCCGGGTCGGCTTCGGCGGCAGAACGCCGAAGCCGCGCGCGGCCCCGCGCCGGCAAGTTCCTCCGTGTGCTGGCCACGCGAAGGAATATCCTCGTCACAACGCATATCCACCCCGACCCCGACGCCTTGGGCTCGGCAGTCGCGCTCGCGTACCTGCTGTCCAAATGCCTCGGAATGACGCAGGACCGGCCCTCGATCACCCTGGCCGCCAAGGGGCGGATCGGCGGCGGCATCAATGACGCCTTCCTCCGCGTCGCCAATGGGAAGCTCAAGAACTGGGAAGAGATCGACCCTGCATCGTTTGATGCCATTGTGATGGTCGATACGCAGCCGCAGTTTTCATCAAGTCCGCTGCCGCCAGGATTGCTTCCCACGGTGGTGATTGATCATCACCGTGGCCGCGGTCGGAAATCAAAGCTACCCCTCTGGGATGTCCGTCCGGAAGTGGGGGCGACCTGCTCGATCATCTTCAGTTACTTCATGGATCTGGAGCAGTCGATTCCCGCCGACCTGGCGGCTGCGATGCTCTACGCCATCGAGACTGACCTGGCCGGTGCCGCCGGTACGCCGGGTGATCTCGACAACATCGCATTATCCAGCCTGACGCTGTCGGCCGATCCGCGGAAGCTCTACCAGATGAGGTTCACGCCGCTCCCGCAGGCCTATTTCCGCGCCTACGCACAAGCGCTCGGTAACGCCGAGTTTCAGGGCAACGCCCTGATGAGCCATCTCGACAACATCGAGTCGATGGAACAACCGGCGATCATGGCCGACATGCTGCTGCGGTTCGACCAGGCCGAGTGGGCCCTGGTCACTGCCGAAACCGACAACGGCGTCGTCCTGAGTCTCCGCACGCGGGCCAAAGAGCGATCCGCCGCGGATGTGATGCACAAGATCATCGCCCGCCTTGGCGAGGGCGGCGGCCACCGCACCAAGGCCGGAGGCTTCATCCGCTTTGCGCCCGAAGTCCCCCACAATCCCAAGAAGCTCCGCGCCAAGCTTTGGCGTCGGCTGCTGTCGGCGGTGGGCGTAAGGTCGGGCAAGCCGATCAGGCTCGTCGCCTAG
- a CDS encoding sugar phosphate isomerase/epimerase family protein, producing MKLAFSTNAYTRFPLVDALRGIRKAGFEGVEILADEPHAYPPKINAALTDEVRRVLDETGLAVSNINCNCSFGYWKDAPPEPYFEPSLISPIAKYRADRTAMIKTTLDFAAAVGARNISITSGRCIGGMPPDKAAAQFAESIKPVLDHADKVGVEVGIECEPGLFLEWASELREWIDRLGHPKFGANLDIGHSVVMGESIEDAVGLLAGRIWNLHVEDLPGRKHYHMIPGEGSFDWATLKRSLQAAKYDRFLTVELYTHTAEPQTAADKSFAFLSSMFK from the coding sequence ATGAAACTCGCCTTCTCCACCAACGCCTACACACGTTTCCCACTTGTCGATGCACTCCGTGGGATTCGCAAAGCCGGATTCGAAGGGGTGGAGATTCTCGCCGATGAGCCGCACGCATATCCGCCGAAGATCAACGCCGCTCTGACCGATGAAGTCCGCCGGGTGCTCGACGAGACGGGTCTGGCGGTCAGCAACATCAACTGCAACTGCTCGTTCGGTTACTGGAAAGACGCGCCGCCCGAACCCTATTTCGAGCCCAGCCTGATCAGTCCGATCGCGAAGTACCGTGCCGACCGCACGGCGATGATCAAGACCACGCTCGATTTCGCGGCTGCGGTGGGGGCTAGGAACATCAGCATCACGAGCGGGCGGTGCATAGGCGGCATGCCCCCGGACAAGGCGGCGGCGCAGTTTGCCGAGTCGATCAAGCCCGTGCTCGACCATGCCGACAAGGTCGGCGTAGAAGTCGGTATCGAGTGCGAACCCGGACTGTTTCTCGAGTGGGCCTCGGAATTGCGAGAATGGATCGACCGCCTAGGCCACCCGAAGTTCGGCGCCAACCTCGACATCGGACACAGCGTGGTCATGGGCGAGTCGATCGAGGACGCCGTCGGGTTGCTGGCGGGGAGGATCTGGAATCTGCACGTCGAGGACCTGCCCGGCCGAAAGCACTACCACATGATCCCGGGGGAAGGATCGTTCGACTGGGCAACGCTCAAGCGATCTCTGCAGGCCGCGAAGTACGACCGGTTCTTGACGGTCGAACTCTACACCCATACCGCAGAGCCACAGACGGCTGCCGACAAGAGCTTTGCGTTCCTGAGCAGTATGTTCAAATGA
- a CDS encoding ATP-dependent Clp protease adaptor ClpS, which translates to MADTNDTPEGGTSKSTEGGEPAGGGSGTATKVRPRPKNKSTTKQLPPWNVILLDDDDHSYDYVIEMLGKVCAHPVERAMQMAKEVDSTGRVIVLTTHKERAELKRDQILSYGPDQRIARSSQSMKAVIEPAEDAG; encoded by the coding sequence ATGGCTGACACGAACGACACACCAGAGGGTGGGACCAGCAAGTCGACCGAAGGCGGCGAACCGGCAGGAGGAGGTTCGGGCACAGCGACGAAAGTTCGACCTCGTCCCAAGAATAAATCGACCACCAAGCAACTACCGCCGTGGAACGTCATCCTGCTGGACGATGACGATCACAGTTACGACTACGTTATCGAGATGCTGGGCAAGGTCTGCGCTCACCCAGTGGAGCGAGCCATGCAGATGGCCAAAGAGGTTGACAGCACCGGCCGGGTCATTGTGCTGACCACTCACAAGGAACGGGCCGAACTGAAACGGGACCAGATCCTGTCTTACGGCCCGGACCAGCGGATCGCCCGCAGCAGCCAGAGCATGAAGGCCGTCATCGAACCGGCTGAAGATGCCGGTTGA